A genome region from Nitrospira sp. includes the following:
- a CDS encoding DsrE family protein has product MSAKKFGILLSTPPSHPSVETVARLSSEALAEGVDLYLYFIDEGVKNLRDPRYAELVGRGMKLFVCAYGCQQHGVSTDSLDSRISLCGLVVLSNIVNGCDRFLAFT; this is encoded by the coding sequence ATGAGCGCCAAGAAGTTCGGCATCCTGTTATCCACACCTCCCTCACACCCCAGTGTTGAGACGGTTGCCAGGCTTTCATCTGAGGCGCTGGCTGAAGGTGTTGATCTCTATCTGTATTTCATTGATGAGGGGGTAAAGAATCTTCGAGACCCTCGTTATGCCGAACTGGTAGGACGTGGCATGAAGCTGTTTGTCTGCGCCTATGGGTGTCAGCAACATGGTGTCTCGACCGATTCTCTCGATTCCCGCATTTCTCTCTGCGGCTTGGTCGTGCTCTCAAATATCGTGAACGGGTGCGACCGGTTTCTGGCATTTACATAA
- the dnaA gene encoding chromosomal replication initiator protein DnaA: protein MWEDALVYIQDKVPKQVFETWFTPVVLDRIEETTAYLAVPNKFFGEWLGEHYRDLLAEAVSAAQGGGHLDVSFVINNKPTSSPSPSQQEHVPADTAGRGFVASRSKRGVQLNPKYTFKSFVVGAGNQFAHAACMAVAEQPAKAYNPLFLYGGVGLGKTHLLNAIGNYLAERSDLRIAYLTTEQFTNEVINSIRYDKMIDLRKRYRNVDMLMIDDIQFLAGKERTQEEFFHTFNTLYEAHKQIVLSSDRFPKDMPDIEERLRSRFEWGLIADLQPPDVETRIAILRKKSEDERIALPEDVIHFLATTMKNNIRELEGSLVRVGAYSSLTGQTITLEMAKNVLRDLIGDKKKIVSIEDIQEAVGSKYHLKIADLKSRRRSKTLVHPRQIAMYLCRELTDASFPEIGRQFGGKDHTTIIHACRQITKAKEADSTLHTTLEGLKEQILRA, encoded by the coding sequence ATGTGGGAAGACGCACTGGTGTACATTCAGGATAAGGTGCCGAAACAGGTTTTTGAAACCTGGTTCACTCCTGTTGTACTCGACCGGATTGAAGAAACGACGGCGTATCTTGCAGTCCCGAACAAGTTTTTTGGCGAGTGGTTAGGAGAGCATTACCGCGATCTCTTGGCGGAAGCGGTCTCTGCTGCGCAAGGGGGCGGCCATTTGGACGTCTCGTTTGTCATCAACAACAAACCGACTTCTTCCCCTTCGCCTAGTCAGCAGGAGCATGTGCCGGCGGATACAGCCGGGCGTGGATTCGTCGCGTCTCGATCAAAACGCGGCGTGCAACTGAATCCGAAATATACCTTCAAGAGTTTTGTCGTCGGAGCGGGAAACCAGTTCGCCCACGCGGCCTGCATGGCCGTGGCCGAACAACCGGCCAAAGCCTACAACCCGCTTTTTCTCTATGGCGGCGTCGGATTAGGCAAAACCCATTTACTGAATGCGATTGGAAATTATCTGGCCGAGCGGAGCGACCTCCGCATCGCCTACCTGACGACCGAGCAGTTCACGAACGAGGTCATCAACTCGATTCGTTATGACAAGATGATCGACCTGCGTAAACGGTATCGCAATGTCGACATGTTGATGATCGACGACATCCAATTTCTGGCGGGTAAGGAGCGGACACAGGAAGAATTCTTTCATACGTTTAATACCCTCTACGAAGCCCACAAACAGATCGTCCTATCGAGTGACCGCTTTCCGAAGGACATGCCGGATATCGAAGAGCGCCTCCGTTCCCGATTCGAATGGGGGCTCATTGCCGACCTGCAGCCGCCGGACGTGGAGACTCGTATCGCCATTCTGCGCAAGAAATCCGAGGACGAACGGATTGCGCTCCCCGAGGATGTGATTCACTTCCTAGCCACCACGATGAAGAACAACATTCGGGAGCTGGAAGGTTCGCTGGTGCGGGTCGGGGCCTATTCCTCGCTGACCGGACAAACGATCACGCTCGAGATGGCCAAGAACGTCTTGCGCGATCTCATCGGGGATAAGAAGAAGATTGTCTCCATCGAAGATATTCAAGAAGCGGTGGGGTCGAAGTATCATTTGAAGATCGCCGATTTGAAATCGCGGCGTCGGAGCAAAACGCTGGTGCATCCGCGCCAGATCGCCATGTATCTCTGCCGGGAGCTCACCGACGCCTCATTTCCTGAAATCGGGCGCCAGTTCGGAGGCAAGGACCATACGACAATTATTCATGCTTGCCGGCAGATCACGAAGGCCAAGGAAGCCGACAGCACCTTGCACACGACGCTGGAAGGCCTGAAAGAACAGATCTTGAGGGCGTAA
- a CDS encoding tetratricopeptide repeat protein has protein sequence MSTHQDRIETALLAGDWDRVGYEASEWARAVETAGEKDPHPYFALNITHLIRGEFADAWRVYARALQETDDIERVREWVQSIAERHSDNAQAHLVQGLFLAQSGQSEQSMASYKEAARLAPHSPYPHYFLAQIHERADHLEMAIKEYREAVKLAPEFAPARTNLGVAYQEQGRLEMAIPQYREVIKLNPNDGLAHANLGCALAEQGKFEPALQAYKEALRLNPRDAEIHFALGGVYETKGRMDLALKEYREATQLNPELASAHTALGWLLMEQSRASEAMEAFSKALKANPEEAQALYGIGRIYAAKGKRESAAENFSKAIRFEKDPTKKNAIMNALFTSGQTGD, from the coding sequence ATGAGTACACACCAAGACAGAATCGAAACGGCCCTCCTGGCAGGGGACTGGGACCGGGTCGGGTATGAGGCCTCAGAATGGGCCCGCGCGGTGGAGACCGCCGGTGAAAAAGATCCTCACCCGTACTTCGCCTTGAATATCACCCACCTGATTCGTGGAGAATTCGCCGACGCCTGGCGGGTGTACGCTCGCGCGTTGCAAGAGACCGACGATATCGAGCGCGTGCGTGAATGGGTGCAGTCCATCGCAGAGCGGCATTCCGACAATGCCCAGGCGCATCTGGTGCAGGGATTGTTCTTGGCCCAGTCCGGTCAGTCGGAACAATCGATGGCGTCCTACAAAGAAGCCGCGAGGCTGGCTCCGCACTCGCCCTATCCTCACTATTTCCTAGCTCAGATTCACGAGCGAGCCGATCATCTTGAAATGGCCATCAAGGAATATCGCGAGGCGGTGAAGCTGGCTCCTGAATTTGCGCCCGCGCGCACGAATCTCGGCGTGGCTTACCAGGAGCAGGGCCGACTTGAAATGGCCATTCCCCAATATCGCGAAGTGATCAAGCTGAATCCCAACGACGGGTTGGCCCATGCCAATCTTGGCTGTGCCCTGGCGGAGCAGGGCAAATTTGAACCGGCGCTGCAAGCCTACAAAGAAGCCTTGCGGCTCAACCCGCGCGACGCGGAAATCCATTTCGCGCTCGGCGGAGTCTATGAAACCAAGGGGCGGATGGATCTCGCCTTGAAGGAATATCGTGAAGCGACGCAGCTCAATCCGGAGCTTGCCTCGGCCCACACTGCACTCGGCTGGTTGTTGATGGAGCAATCGAGAGCCTCGGAGGCCATGGAGGCCTTCAGCAAAGCCTTGAAAGCCAACCCGGAAGAAGCCCAGGCGCTCTACGGCATCGGGAGGATTTACGCCGCCAAGGGCAAGCGGGAAAGCGCCGCCGAAAACTTCTCCAAAGCCATCCGTTTTGAAAAAGATCCCACCAAAAAAAACGCCATCATGAACGCACTCTTCACCAGCGGCCAGACTGGGGATTGA
- the gyrB gene encoding DNA topoisomerase (ATP-hydrolyzing) subunit B has product MAKDDQQDNSAKPKSDSYSADQIKVLEGLDAVRKRPAMYIGSTGVDGLHHLVYEVVDNSVDEHMAGFGEAIEVTIHIDGSVTVVDNGRGIPTGMHSTQKKSAAEVALTVLHAGGKFEQGAYTVSGGLHGVGISVVNALSEWLELEIWQDGQVFEQRYERGKSQAPLAVTGKTKRRGTKVRFMPDGQIFETLEFSFDVLAQRLRELAFLNKGLSITLKDDRKEKEQVFHYKGGIVSFVDHLNEAKTPLHKPIYVQTERADLILEVALQYNDGYAENLFSFANNINTKEGGTHLVGFKAALTRTINSYANANDLLKKDTESLSGDDVREGLTAVVSVKVRNPQFEGQTKAKLGNSEVKGIVEAAVNDALGTYFEENPPVARKIIGKAIDAARAREAARKAKDLIRRKSALDGGSLPGKLADCSEKDPALSELFIVEGDSAGGSAKQGRDRKFQAILPLKGKILNVEKARFDKMLTSDEIRTLILALGTGIGRKKEDSDKPDKEAFDIARTRYHKIVLMTDADVDGSHIRTLLLTFFFRQMPELLERGYIYIAQPPLFKVKKGKTERYLKDEAAMNEYLADLAVEEVEVALENGREFLSGRRLLPTLKKLIAFESLLHKVNKKHHEANMLRVFVDEPGLTREALKDQAALATIVADVRATLALVYPKAEPTIDILEDEEHQSSKLVCKVATGGIAYQLDVTHELVGSADFRELQKQAPSAMGLGKPPYKIKIKGADVHKNGSAELVQAILEEGKQGLNIQRYKGLGEMNPSQLWETTMDPEKRTLLRVKLEDVTGVDEIFTILMGDEVEPRRNFIQQHALEVRNLDV; this is encoded by the coding sequence ATGGCCAAAGACGACCAGCAAGACAATTCTGCCAAGCCGAAATCCGACAGTTATAGCGCGGACCAAATCAAAGTTCTCGAAGGACTCGACGCCGTACGAAAACGACCGGCGATGTACATCGGTAGCACCGGTGTCGACGGGTTGCACCATCTGGTCTATGAAGTCGTCGACAACAGTGTCGATGAGCACATGGCCGGATTCGGTGAAGCGATCGAGGTCACGATCCACATCGACGGCAGCGTGACGGTCGTGGATAACGGTCGCGGCATTCCCACCGGTATGCATTCCACCCAGAAGAAGTCCGCTGCCGAAGTGGCTCTCACCGTCCTGCACGCGGGCGGTAAGTTCGAGCAGGGCGCCTATACGGTCTCCGGCGGGTTGCACGGCGTCGGTATCTCGGTCGTCAACGCGTTGTCCGAGTGGCTGGAGCTGGAAATCTGGCAGGATGGCCAGGTGTTCGAGCAGCGATACGAACGTGGAAAATCCCAGGCGCCGTTAGCCGTCACCGGGAAAACCAAACGTCGCGGCACAAAGGTGCGGTTCATGCCGGACGGCCAGATTTTTGAAACGCTCGAGTTCAGTTTCGACGTGTTGGCGCAACGTCTCCGCGAGCTGGCCTTTCTGAACAAGGGCCTGTCGATTACGCTCAAGGACGATCGCAAGGAAAAGGAACAGGTCTTTCACTACAAGGGCGGGATCGTCTCGTTCGTCGATCATCTCAACGAAGCCAAAACCCCGCTGCACAAACCGATCTATGTGCAGACGGAGCGCGCGGACCTCATCCTTGAGGTGGCGCTGCAATACAACGACGGGTATGCGGAGAACCTCTTTTCGTTCGCGAACAACATCAACACCAAAGAGGGCGGCACTCACCTGGTTGGCTTCAAGGCTGCGCTGACCCGCACCATCAACAGTTACGCCAACGCCAACGATCTGCTGAAAAAGGATACCGAATCGTTGAGCGGCGACGACGTGCGGGAAGGGTTGACCGCGGTCGTCAGCGTGAAGGTACGGAATCCGCAGTTCGAAGGACAGACCAAGGCGAAGCTCGGCAACAGTGAGGTGAAGGGAATCGTCGAGGCCGCCGTGAACGACGCCCTCGGTACCTACTTCGAAGAGAATCCGCCGGTTGCCCGCAAGATTATCGGCAAGGCGATCGATGCCGCGCGCGCGCGTGAAGCGGCCCGTAAAGCGAAGGACCTCATCCGTCGGAAGAGTGCCCTGGATGGCGGATCGCTACCCGGCAAGCTGGCCGACTGTTCGGAGAAGGATCCGGCGTTGAGCGAGCTCTTCATCGTCGAGGGTGATTCCGCCGGTGGGTCGGCCAAGCAGGGCCGCGACCGGAAGTTCCAGGCGATTCTCCCCCTCAAGGGAAAGATCTTGAACGTTGAGAAGGCGCGCTTCGACAAGATGCTCACCAGTGACGAAATCCGGACGTTGATTCTGGCGCTCGGGACCGGCATCGGCCGCAAGAAAGAGGATTCCGACAAGCCGGACAAAGAAGCCTTCGACATTGCGCGGACGCGGTATCACAAGATCGTGCTCATGACCGACGCCGACGTGGACGGCAGCCACATTCGCACCCTGCTGCTGACCTTTTTCTTCCGTCAGATGCCGGAGCTGCTGGAACGAGGCTACATCTACATCGCCCAGCCTCCTCTCTTTAAGGTTAAGAAGGGCAAGACGGAGCGGTACCTTAAGGACGAAGCCGCGATGAATGAATATCTCGCGGACCTGGCGGTCGAAGAAGTCGAAGTGGCGCTCGAGAACGGGCGGGAATTCCTGTCGGGCCGCCGCCTGCTACCGACGCTTAAGAAGTTGATCGCCTTCGAAAGCCTGTTGCACAAGGTCAATAAGAAACATCACGAAGCCAATATGTTGCGGGTGTTTGTCGACGAGCCGGGATTGACCCGTGAGGCGTTGAAGGATCAGGCCGCGCTGGCGACGATCGTTGCCGATGTGAGGGCCACGCTGGCTCTGGTGTACCCGAAGGCCGAGCCGACCATCGACATCCTGGAAGACGAAGAACATCAATCCAGCAAGTTGGTGTGTAAGGTTGCCACGGGCGGGATCGCCTATCAACTGGACGTGACGCATGAACTGGTCGGGTCCGCTGACTTCCGCGAGCTCCAAAAGCAGGCACCTTCAGCGATGGGGTTAGGCAAGCCGCCGTACAAGATCAAGATCAAGGGAGCCGACGTTCACAAAAACGGTTCGGCCGAACTGGTGCAGGCAATCTTGGAAGAAGGCAAACAGGGGCTGAATATTCAACGCTACAAAGGTCTCGGCGAGATGAATCCGAGCCAGCTGTGGGAGACCACGATGGATCCGGAGAAGCGGACGTTGCTGCGGGTCAAACTGGAAGACGTGACCGGCGTGGACGAGATTTTCACGATCCTGATGGGCGACGAAGTGGAACCCCGCCGCAATTTCATTCAGCAACATGCGTTGGAAGTCCGGAACTTGGACGTATAG
- a CDS encoding FAD-dependent thymidylate synthase, protein MTTQGRRVIALAPMPPEKSAYALARYSRSPDSIEESIKWVHGHSSEKFWEQFYFDYGHGSIADLGHVIICFEQISELAAIRLEDEPLWDGQAKSSRYQNFASTSWFVPDTIRGQETEATYLGILRSLATVYRALHDPLSQFLTEQEPRPDHMTPAAYQRAITARAFDVTRYLLPLAAQTNVGQVVSIRTLEKQITRLLSSQMPELRLLGEELQEACRKAPVNLWGELSGQAAGLGEPMAPTLARYAKPNEYQAEVYSDLARYAKDALKGTGLDQPTAWGAAEPVELIEPHHPLDEVVTTLLYRASQAPYRKILAVVRDWTEKQKQETIEVAFHKRGPHDELIKEFRSGYAFVFDVMMDIGGWRDMHRHRRCQQVQQNFTTVHGFETPPMLAEAGLDHEYREAMGHVKSDIEQLRKSSQEAALYAIPFGFSVRCLFKMDYAEAEYIAKLRSGVKGHWSYRTIAWLMKQKLTEQYPILGARMQATPPDVQDALTR, encoded by the coding sequence ATGACTACTCAAGGCCGCCGTGTTATCGCCCTTGCTCCGATGCCGCCGGAAAAATCCGCCTATGCGCTCGCGCGCTACAGCCGGTCTCCGGACTCCATCGAAGAGAGCATCAAATGGGTTCACGGCCACTCCTCTGAAAAATTCTGGGAACAGTTTTATTTCGACTACGGGCATGGTTCGATCGCAGACCTCGGCCATGTGATCATTTGTTTTGAACAGATTTCCGAGTTGGCCGCCATCCGCCTGGAGGATGAACCACTGTGGGACGGGCAGGCCAAGTCGAGCCGCTATCAGAACTTTGCATCGACCAGCTGGTTTGTGCCGGATACCATTCGGGGGCAAGAGACCGAGGCGACGTACCTCGGCATTCTCCGCAGTCTCGCGACGGTCTATCGTGCCCTCCATGACCCCTTGAGCCAGTTCCTCACCGAACAAGAGCCTCGACCCGATCACATGACCCCCGCTGCCTATCAACGTGCGATCACCGCGCGGGCCTTCGATGTGACCCGGTATCTCTTGCCCCTGGCCGCACAGACGAACGTCGGCCAGGTCGTCAGTATTCGCACCCTCGAAAAACAAATTACCCGCCTCTTGTCGTCCCAGATGCCGGAACTTCGACTACTGGGAGAAGAGCTGCAGGAAGCCTGTCGGAAAGCACCGGTCAATCTCTGGGGTGAACTGTCCGGCCAGGCGGCTGGCTTGGGCGAGCCCATGGCGCCGACCCTCGCGCGGTATGCCAAACCGAATGAGTATCAGGCCGAAGTCTATAGCGATCTGGCCCGCTATGCGAAAGACGCGTTGAAGGGTACCGGGTTGGATCAACCGACCGCCTGGGGCGCCGCGGAACCGGTGGAGTTGATCGAGCCGCACCATCCGCTCGACGAAGTCGTGACCACGCTGCTCTATCGTGCCTCGCAAGCCCCGTATCGAAAGATCCTTGCAGTGGTGCGGGACTGGACGGAAAAACAGAAACAGGAGACCATCGAGGTCGCCTTTCACAAACGTGGACCGCATGACGAATTGATCAAGGAATTCCGCAGCGGGTATGCCTTTGTGTTCGATGTGATGATGGATATCGGCGGGTGGCGCGACATGCACCGGCACCGGCGTTGTCAGCAGGTGCAGCAGAATTTCACCACCGTGCACGGATTCGAGACACCGCCTATGCTGGCGGAAGCCGGGCTCGACCACGAATATCGGGAAGCCATGGGGCATGTGAAATCGGATATCGAACAGCTCCGGAAATCGAGTCAGGAAGCGGCGCTGTACGCCATTCCCTTTGGCTTCTCGGTACGCTGCCTCTTTAAGATGGACTATGCGGAAGCGGAGTACATCGCGAAGTTGCGCTCCGGAGTGAAAGGGCACTGGTCCTATCGCACCATCGCCTGGCTCATGAAACAGAAACTGACCGAACAGTATCCCATCCTCGGCGCGCGCATGCAGGCGACTCCACCGGATGTGCAGGACGCCCTGACGCGCTGA
- the dnaN gene encoding DNA polymerase III subunit beta, with product MKVRIGREELLTGLQRVQGVVEKRNTMPILSNILLEVKHDGAEIVATDLEIGMRGLYKATVLEAGGVTISARKLYEIIKELPSGEIELTSGDNNWTTIQSGKSQFKVVGLPSGDYPALPSIEREGLTPLAGAGLLELIRKTLFAAGDNDARYILNGLLVSLTTTEKKTTLLRLVGTDGHRLAVAEREVGTPNAKLPAQDIKAIIPKKAAQEMRRLLEEGGDEEPLIGFTKNLMIFRKSGLLLTSRLMEGNYPNYQQVVPKESGKRIIVNRGLLESALRRVSVLSKDKANAVKVSFAPGGMTLFSSNPDYGEATEELVARYEGEALNTGFNARYLLDALSVMDGESVSLQMDTALSPCLIQEAESPGFKCVVMPIKI from the coding sequence ATGAAGGTACGCATCGGACGAGAGGAATTGTTGACGGGGTTGCAGCGGGTGCAGGGTGTCGTTGAGAAGCGAAACACCATGCCCATCCTCTCGAACATTCTGTTGGAAGTCAAACACGACGGCGCCGAAATTGTCGCCACCGATCTTGAGATCGGCATGCGGGGTCTTTATAAGGCGACGGTGCTCGAAGCCGGCGGGGTGACGATTTCCGCCCGCAAGTTGTACGAGATCATCAAAGAGCTGCCGAGCGGTGAGATCGAGCTGACGTCCGGCGACAATAACTGGACGACGATCCAGTCCGGGAAGAGCCAGTTCAAAGTGGTCGGCCTCCCGAGCGGCGACTATCCGGCGCTGCCCTCCATCGAGCGCGAAGGTCTGACGCCCCTGGCTGGGGCGGGCCTGTTGGAATTGATTCGCAAGACATTGTTCGCCGCCGGCGATAACGACGCGCGATATATTCTGAACGGCCTGCTTGTGAGTTTGACGACGACCGAAAAGAAAACCACGCTCTTGCGCCTCGTCGGTACCGATGGTCATCGCCTGGCCGTGGCGGAGCGCGAGGTCGGCACGCCGAACGCCAAGCTGCCGGCTCAGGACATCAAAGCGATCATTCCCAAGAAGGCCGCGCAGGAAATGCGGCGTCTGCTGGAAGAAGGCGGCGACGAAGAGCCTTTGATCGGGTTTACGAAAAACCTGATGATTTTCCGCAAGAGCGGCCTCCTCCTCACCTCTCGCCTCATGGAGGGAAACTATCCCAATTACCAGCAGGTGGTGCCGAAAGAGAGCGGTAAGCGCATTATCGTGAACCGCGGGCTGCTGGAGAGCGCGCTGCGACGGGTCTCGGTATTGTCGAAAGACAAGGCCAATGCCGTGAAGGTCTCGTTTGCTCCCGGTGGCATGACCCTGTTCTCCAGCAATCCGGATTATGGAGAAGCCACGGAAGAATTGGTGGCGCGCTATGAGGGTGAAGCGCTCAATACAGGATTCAACGCCCGTTATCTCTTAGATGCATTGAGCGTCATGGATGGAGAATCGGTCTCATTGCAAATGGACACGGCCTTGAGCCCCTGCCTGATTCAGGAAGCCGAGAGCCCAGGATTCAAATGCGTTGTGATGCCGATCAAGATCTGA
- the hisS gene encoding histidine--tRNA ligase, whose amino-acid sequence MIKAIKGVKDLLPEESPRWRFIEDTARKWALCYGFQEIRVPIFETTTLFARSIGASTDIVEKEMYTFADRDGSSLTLRPEGTAGTVRAFIEHNRAADPRPQKYCYAGPMFRHERPQAGRLRQFHQFGVESFGVSDPRADVEVMSLLWRLLSSLTLPGLTLEINNLGYADDRAQYKPLLVAFLKGVESRLCGNCQRRIETNPLRVLDCKVPECRSATEDAPRLADSLSPAAREHFEHVTAGLQSVGIPFHLNPRLVRGLDYYCLTAFEVTCSHLGAQNAVGAGGRYDGLVEQLGGAAVPAVGFAVGLERIALMLPETVVVPAIPRVYVAAFGTQAVNVGFTLLDELRRTGVPADMDFRAASLKAHLRQADRLGALYTILLGDDEVMKGLATVRNMQTKAQEDIPIPGLASALQTRLVNR is encoded by the coding sequence ATGATTAAAGCGATTAAAGGCGTCAAAGATCTCCTACCCGAGGAGTCCCCCCGTTGGCGATTCATCGAAGATACCGCCCGGAAGTGGGCCCTCTGTTATGGCTTTCAAGAGATCCGTGTCCCGATTTTCGAGACCACGACGTTGTTCGCGCGCAGTATCGGCGCCTCGACCGATATCGTCGAAAAAGAAATGTATACCTTCGCGGATCGCGACGGGTCTTCCCTGACCCTTCGCCCCGAGGGGACAGCCGGGACAGTTCGAGCCTTCATTGAACACAACCGGGCCGCCGATCCGCGGCCGCAAAAATATTGTTATGCCGGGCCGATGTTCCGCCACGAGCGTCCCCAAGCCGGGCGGTTGCGGCAGTTTCATCAGTTCGGCGTGGAATCGTTCGGCGTCTCGGACCCGCGCGCCGATGTTGAGGTCATGTCGCTCCTCTGGCGTCTCTTGTCCAGCCTCACACTGCCGGGACTGACCCTGGAAATTAATAATCTCGGGTACGCAGATGACCGGGCGCAGTACAAGCCGCTCCTCGTGGCGTTCCTCAAGGGGGTCGAAAGCCGCCTCTGCGGGAATTGCCAGCGCCGGATCGAAACGAACCCGTTACGCGTCCTCGACTGCAAAGTCCCGGAATGCCGATCGGCGACCGAGGATGCCCCCCGCCTGGCCGATTCCCTATCACCCGCGGCGCGTGAGCATTTCGAGCATGTGACGGCCGGCCTGCAATCAGTGGGTATCCCGTTCCACCTGAATCCTCGGCTCGTCCGTGGCCTGGACTATTACTGCTTGACGGCGTTCGAGGTCACCTGTTCCCATTTGGGTGCGCAGAATGCTGTCGGGGCCGGTGGCCGATATGACGGGCTGGTCGAACAGCTCGGGGGTGCCGCCGTGCCGGCGGTTGGATTTGCCGTCGGCCTGGAACGGATTGCGTTAATGTTGCCGGAAACGGTCGTTGTACCGGCCATTCCTCGGGTCTACGTCGCGGCGTTTGGCACTCAGGCAGTGAACGTCGGATTTACGCTGCTGGATGAACTGCGTCGAACCGGAGTGCCGGCCGATATGGATTTCCGTGCAGCATCCCTCAAGGCCCACCTCCGCCAGGCGGATCGTCTCGGGGCTCTATATACGATTCTCTTAGGTGACGACGAAGTCATGAAAGGCCTCGCCACCGTCCGGAATATGCAGACAAAAGCACAGGAAGATATCCCCATTCCAGGCCTCGCGTCCGCCCTTCAGACCCGGCTCGTCAACAGGTAA